DNA sequence from the Coturnix japonica isolate 7356 chromosome 3, Coturnix japonica 2.1, whole genome shotgun sequence genome:
CCTTACAGTCTCCCCGCACCCACTCGCGGTGCCGGGGCAGCTCATCGGCCACGCGTGGGGCCGTGAGTCCCGGGGGTGGTGCCGGGGAGGCTCGGGGAGGGGCGGCGCCTGCGCGGGGCGGCCGCGGAGCTCCGCGAAGTTGTTGCGGGGCCCGGAGAAGTTTGGAGCGGGGCGGAGGCGGCTCCGGTTGGGGCTCCCGGTCCCCCAAAGCAGCGCTGCCGGGAGCGGCCATGGCTTTCCGGCGGCGGACCAAGAGCCACCCGCTCTTTAGCCAGGAGTTCCTCATCCATAACCACGCCGACATCGGTTTCTGCCTGGTGCTCAGCGTGCTCATCGCGCTCATGTTCGAGgtgaggacccccccccccttttcctcctatcctccccccccttttcccttccccacgCGTGTCCGACCCACTCGTGCCCTGCCCCGTTGGCTCCGCCCACCGAGGGCAGCCCCGCCACCACCGCCTGCCCACGAccccctgtcccccccccaccGTGTGGGGCCCTTCTGTGCACCCCTAGTGGACGGGGTGTCCCATTGGCCCCCCTATAGATGAGCAGCTCTGGGTtgggggagctgtggggcacaCCCCCTCCATCCTGTTGCACCAGAGCCCCTCCATCCTTTGGAATGAGGCCCCTCCATTCCTGGGGTACCCTCCGTCCTTGGGGTACCAATCCCCTCCATCTATTGGGGTGGGGTCTGTCCATTCTTGGGATACCAGAGCTCTACATCCTTTGGGATGATGTCCCTCCATTCCTGGGGCACCCCCTGTTCTTGGGGTACCAATCCCTTTAGACCTTGGGGTACCAACACCCTCCATCCTTGAGGTGCCAAGTGCCACCACATTCATTTGCCATCTCTCTCAGCAGTGGGGTCCCCCCTACTCTAAAATCCCTATAAAGATCCCAACTTATGTGCTGGCTTTTGGGACAAGCCATCCCTTGGCCTCCCCCAACCCAACTGGGGTTCACCGGCTGCCAAAGGGTCTCAATCTGGAGCAGTGCTTGCATACCTTGGTGCCCACCACagctggggatgggatggggacacatCGCTCACCCACCCCACATGCAGAGGGAAGGCAAAAAGAACCAAGCCCCGGTTCATATTTTCCCCCATTGGAAGTCTGTTTTGAGGGCTTTTTCTCAACACCAGCCCCCTTTCCAGCTGTTTTCTCTATGGGATGAGCACCAGGGTTCCCACTAATAGCAAAGCATCCCCTCTCCCTAACTCTTCTATGGGAATCTCAGTTGGGGTTGAGATGCTGGCTCTCAGTGCTGCCTCtcctgttccctcccagcttcacttcttcctttcttgctttttgaattggaattgctttctgcatttcctctttAGGGAGGAGatgtgagcagggctggaggccTCACTGagctccttctccctctccaaTCCTCCCCGACGTGGAACCACATCGGGTGGGTGGCCGATGCGGGGCCGCTTCTTTGCAACCTAAAAGgaccccccttcccccctccccatccccgcCCATACCCAAACCCTCCCCTTCTGCCCAGTGCCACGTTTCAAAGCAAATCCAGCCGGGAAAGGGGTGGCCGGGGGGCCTGGCGGAGGAGGAAAGGCTCCTTCTGCAGCAAATCGCAGCCGGAGGAAATCCATTTCCTTCATACCCTCCCGATGGCagcacaaccccccccccccccttaccctcccctttttgctttgctttctttcttttttgcctttttttttggccttttaatcccttctttttttccacaccGATGGAGCGAGCGGCTGGTGGGGGGCACGGAACCCATATGGGTTGTATGACGTGGGTTTAAggcacagctgctctctgtgtgCAGCGCTCCGTCCCGAAACCTCATGCAAACAATACGAGTTTCGTTGCcttgctttaaaagcaaagcaacccGGTGAGGTTGCTGTGTTGGTTCCCATCTGTGTTGGTTCCCATCTGCAGCTGTGTTCATCAGGCATGGGTAAGGTTTGGGTGGCCGCAGTGCTATAAAGGAGCTGAGCCCCCCACGAGGCTTAGGAGCAGAGGAAGGGTCTCTTCATCCCAtagctttcatttcagtctcCTGCTGGTGCCGGTTGCCTGCAGTGTCCTCCTCCAAGGTGGCTGCGTTGGGCAGCATCCATCGCCATCCTCCCCATAGTAGAGGGTTCTTTTGGTCCTCACTTCTTTATCTAACTCATCTTCAGTCTCCCCTCTGGGCTCCTGTGCCCGTTGGTTCCATCCCACTGTGCTTTTTTAGGCATCAGCTTGGACATTTCTGCCTTTGGATGCCTTTTCAACGCCTGGATGtcctccccatcctcctccacctcctcctcaccAGGCTCCCACCTTCCCCATGCGGAagcagcccagtgctgctcacaATAGGGCTGTTTCCTGCAGGGGAGGGCTCTGTGGATGGGATTTTTAACCTTTTCCCAGGCAGCCCCATTCCAGGCAACACAAGCAATGAAGGTGATGCTCAAAGGCCACCGAGCATCTCCAGCTTCAGAGCATATGGGTGTCCCaatggatgtggcactgagggatgtgggcagggtGGGGGTGGCTTGGGTTGGTCTTGGGGAACTTGGTGGttgtaggatcatagaatggcctgggttgaaaaagaccacaatgatcatctggtttcaacccccctgttgtgtgcagggtcgccaacccccggaccaggctgcccagagccacatccagcctgggatGGCTGCTTCCATGGCTGATGGGTCATTTCCAACCACAGTGATTTAATGGCATTAAATCCTTCTTGAGCATCCCTTCAGTTCACAGCCTCACCCCACCTCAATGGATTGATAGCagaagcagcctgcagctgcccaCCTTCCTTGTGCCCACACTGGGGAGCACGGGATGGAGTCAGGATGTGCAAATTAAATTTGGGGGAGATGATGCCATTTTAAGGGCTTATTTAATACATGAGCTGGAAAGGTTACCCATGAGCAGGGCTTTGTGCAGAGCTGACTTTTCCATGCTGCTGTGGTGCCCTGCTGTGAGGtgagcagaggggctgctcTTGGAGGAGGGCTTTTGGTATTTACTTTCTGAAGCTCTGGTCCAAAGTTTGGCCTTCAGTTTACATATAGAGCCTGTGTCAATCCCTACCGTGGATCAACATGGCTTTCTTTACAGCAAACACTGTGGCTGgtggaaaggggaggggaaaaaagaaagaaaaacaagggagaaaaagccTTCTGACAGCATTTTATCTGTAATTACCAGTTGTTTTTCAAgcactggaaatattttcccagctaaggctgctgcagctcccccagcctccCCCGCCAGCTCTGCAGTGATCAGAGGCTGTGAGAGATGGGGCTGTTCAGTGCAAAGCTGGGGGGTCTCAGGGAGTCCCACTGTGGCCATAAATCCCTATAGGAGATGCAAGGGGATGGAGCTCTGCTCTATGGTGCCCAGGGCACAGCCTGGAGCCCAGGGGTTGCCATCAGCAGTGGTGTGGTGCTGGGTGGGTGCTGGAGTCttggagcagagagcagcaggggCTCCTCAATGGGTATTTCCCAAAGCCAGGTGGATGTGGTTGAGCATAAAGCACTTCCTATATGATATCTCATCCCTTGCAGGCAAATCCCACTCCCCTTGTGAAATTCTAGTGTGAAGGTCTTATTTCAGTGTAAGCACAGTGAGTGTCTTCCAGCTGCAGGTCTTGTGCCTCTGAATAATCCTCGCCTCACTCACCAGCTTCTGCTTCCTGTGGCCTATCCACGAGCTGCTCAATGGGAGCTTAGAAGTGTCTGTTTGCTGAGCTAAGGAACCCTTGCTTCTGCCTTCGTAGGgtctttaaggttggaaaggccAGTAAGATCATTAAGTTCAACCAGCAGGGCTTACAAGAGCCAGGAGCATCTCCATAAGCCAGCCAGgcaatgcattttttccataaCCACCCCaaattcttttctcctcccccttcccaaaTACCTGGTCCCATTGGGAGGTCTCCTTCCCGTATCAATGCCTACACGTTTCCCATCTGTCCTCCTCACATCCCCTTTCCCAGCACAGTAAAAGCTGGCAGAGGAATGAATTCAGCAATTAAATTTGCTTTATGCCCCCTTTGTGTGTCTTTGACAGGTTACAGCCAAGACTGCCTTCCTCTTCATCTTACCTCAGTATAACATCAGTGTGCCTACAACAGGTAAGAGATGCTGCTGCCCCAGGGAGGAAACATCCCAAATCCTTATTGCTGGCTACCATGGTCTCACCTCCCAGTGATGGGTCTTCAGATGTAAGAAATGTGGGGTAAAAAGGGTCTGCACACTACTTGTGTTTTGGCTTCTCATTCATACCTCCCAGCCTGTCAGGGCTGTTAGCACAGTTTGGAGGCAATAAGAAGTGGTTTGGGTAAAGAATGAGGCTCGGCATAGGGCAGACACTTGGGGAATATAAAACCTGGCctggcagcaggatgctgtgacTCATTGAGAGGAGCTGAGTAATCCTTCAGCTGAAGAGAACGGTGCAGTGAGAATAGGATGGAGCAGACACAGGGAAAATGGAAGGGCTGCCCTCAGAGTCATGGCTGAAGGACTCGCCCTGCTCCTAAATTGATTTGTGGTCTGAGTTCCTCTACAGCAGAGTCCAGACAACTTCCTCTCCTGTGTCTGAAGTGATTTACTCGTTTTTAGCCTTGCCATTTTATCACATACTGTGGTTATAAACCCTGGTACAGGTATTAGCTCAATGTCTGTTTTTGTACAGAGCCTGGCTATAGGGACCCTGCAGCCACTGGCATAGTCTTGACCTCTCTCTGCCTCCAAAATGCATGTTCCCATACAAGCTATGTTGGTTGTAGCCACCTCAAGGCTTCAAGTGATCCATAAGCCCTTGGAAATCATTGGCATTGAGAGGTCTTACCCACAGTTTGGTCTTTTTGCAGATGGGGAGCTGGTCCAGTATCACTACGGTCTGAAGGATCTGGTCACCATCCTCTTCTACATCTTCATTGCCATCATCTTGCACGCAGTGGTGCAGGAGTACGCCCTGGATGTGAGTGCAATTTGGTGTCTTGAGTAGATGGAGTGTTTCAAGTACCATGGATGGGATGCAGTCCTGCTGCAATTAAATGTGGCTGTGGTGTGGTCCAGAGGCTGGAGTGGCCATGTGTGAGCTGTCATCTTTGGGTGATGCTTAAGACAGGGAGGACAGGAGAAAAGAGAGTTGCTGACCTGGTGGCTCAcgttttcctttctcctttccttctgcttcatcCCAGAAAATCAACAGGCGTCTCCATCTCTCCAAAGTCAAACACAGCAAGTTCAATGAGTCAGGGCAACTGGTCGCCTTCCACTTCACCTCCTTGATTTGGTGCTTGTACGTTGTGGTGACGGTAAGGCATGAGGATGGCTGGACTTTGGGTTTCCTGGGGGAAATTTTGGGTTTCTGCATTTTCCACAACAAAATCTCTTTGTAAAACCCAGTGCAGACCCCTAtggcaggagctgtgcaaaTGTGAGTGCAGGGGAATGCAGGCAGATGGAAAATTAAACTATGCGATGCATATTTAGTTGATTTTGTAGgtgttttctgttcctctttctcctcAGAAGCATTCCTTTTTGCTAAATAGTAGTTGGGCTGGAAATGCCAGTGGGGAAAAGTCCCCCAGACCATGATTCCACAGGTCACCATGCACATGGTTTCTTGCAGCTGCACTACTGATCTCTCACCCCAGTGTTTCCAGGGCATCCTCCTTGTGTTGCCCAAACCCCAAAGAATCCTATCCCTTATCTCAGGGCCTTTTGTGCAAcctcaaaagcagcttttgttaCCCAAACATGAGGATGTCATGAAACCAGAGACTTGGTAACATGTCTGAACTTGGATAGCTCAGTCCTGGCTCATGCAGGGGACTTAACCTTGCCTCTTGTAACCACGTGCTGCCTTGTTCCTCTATCTGAAGGCTTGCCTCTCTTTTTCAGGAAGGATACATATCAAACCCCCAGAGTTTGTGGGAAAACTACCCGCATGTTTATCTTCCGTAAGCACTCACATTTTGTTCTTGGGCTGACCACTTCCTTCCCCCATACTGTTTTCCATGTGGCTgggagctggctgctggctgcacagagTATGCTGCGAGATCCTGGTCAGGGGTGGGCATCTCCTCTGGGGCTTTGGGGAGGGTGTTCTTGAAGGGCTTCCTCACGGTTTAGTTGTTCATCGTGTTGGGTAGGttgctttgctctttgttttccatggtATAAACAAAGAAGAGGGGATAATTCTCCCTTCTTGGGGTTTTGAAAGAGTGAGGTTTGTTGGGGACATGGAGACCACAGCACAAACATCTGGATAAAGGCCAGACTCGGCTAAATGTAGCCCCCTAAATCCAGTGGCATCTGAGCAGTGAGGGGATTGCTTGGGGCCACAGGAGTCCACAGTGCCCAAGACTTGTTCCACAGCTCATCCCTGCCTTCAGCTTCCAGGTGAAGTTCTTCTACCTGTGCCAGCTGGCCTACTGGCTGCACGCATTGCCAGAGCTCTACTTCCAAAAAGTTCGCAAGGTGAGAGCTGCCCAAGGGCTCCGGGCTCCTTGGggctttggggtttggggggaggagaggaCAGGGTGAGGGGATTAACACCACTTTCTGCCTTGCCAGGAGGACATCCCACGCCAGCTGCAGTGCATTGCGCTCTACCTGGTGCACATCGCCGGCGCATACCTCCTCAAGTGAGTCGTCTACCTCTGTGTGTTGAGCTGGGGCTTTTGCAGGGTATTTCATTCCCAAATTATTTGACTGGGGCTGAGAGACAGAGGGGATAAAGTTAACAGCCTGAAAGTTGAACTCCTAGCTGTAGGATGGTAGAAGAGCTGTCTTTGTGAGTGATAAACTACCAGTTTGTTGCTTTGATGTTTTGGGATCATGGGTTTCACCATTGCGATCTGATGGtctgctgctgtggagctgtCCAGCTTTGGGCTGGTGCTTACTGCAGCTTAGGGATGAAACATTCTGGATGTGAAGAAGGACCGAAGCTGACCAGCCTGGTGAtgcttgtttcttcttttccctcctaGTTTAACCCGGTTGGGGCTGAtcctcttgctgctgcagtATTTAGCCGAATTCTTCTTCCACATGGCCCGGCTGGTCTACTTCACAGATGAGAACAATGAGAAGCTGTAAGTGGGCCATGGCCATGGCATTTCATCTCCAGTGCCGTTTGGGCTTTTACTATCACCTTGCAGCTCAGCACTAGGGGACACTGAGAGTACAGCACACAGTGTATCTCCAGAAGTTGGGATGATGTGGGTAGAATTGGGAGCAAAGAGGTTATTGAGCTGCATTGTGCTAAGCATTGGAGCATCTCCAGGTCAGGAAGGGGGGATGTGCTAAGGGAGATGCCTTCAAGGTGCTTCTGCACCATGGTACATGCTGGCAGTGTGACATTCTGCTGAGGATGGGGCACTTCATACGGCCGTGGGGCACAGAGGCTGCTCTTGTCCACATCTCTACTTGCCTTCCATCAGGTTTAACGTCTGGGCTGTTGTCTTTGTGGTCACCAAGCTCTTCACACTAACCCTCTACATCTTGGTCATCGGCTTTGGGCTGCCACGTGTGGAGAACCAGGCTCTGGAGCCAGAGAAAGGGAAtctcttcagctttctcttcaacCATATCCTCTTCAGGTAGGAATGTCCTGCACCATTTCTGTTCCCTCTTTGAATCCTTTCCCATGAATATCTTGTGAAAATCTTTCCCTCATATTTGTTGAAGGAAGTAACCAGTTACAAAGGATGAGCTGAAGCAGACACCTTAGGGAAAGACTTACGTATTCTCCCTTGTGGACCCATAACTGTGTATTGATGTGGTGAATGAAAAAGGAGTTTTTCCATCTGCTTGTATGTGTTTGGATGTCTGTTAACATGGGAAgcaggggatgggatgggttcCCTGGCTGAGGTGTTTTGGGCAGTGCTGATTGAGATGATCCCTATTGCTGTccacaactccctgaaaggaggctgtggtgaggtgggggttggtGTCTTCTCCCAATGATGGGATGGGAGGTgatggcttcaagttgtgcaGGGAGGTTCAGGATGGATGTTAGGGAACATCCATCTGTCCAGGGGAGCCCAGGCCAACGGTGCGGGGGGAAGGCCGGGCCAATGGTGGCCTGGCTCCTCTCTTCTCAGCCTTGCCTCTTCTCCACCCCTGCCAGAATGagtgtgctgctgttggtgtgCCTCTTCCAGGCCTCGGTGATGTGGCGCTTCATCCACTTCCAGCTGCGGCGCTGGCGGGAGTACTGGCATGAGCAGAGCAGTCGGAAGCGGGCTGCAGCCTGCGCCAAGCAGCCGGCCAAGCCGCTCAAGAGAGATTCAGGTGAGCAGGGAACACTGTgaaacaagctgcccagagagctgtgggtgccccatccctgctgagcCTGAAggcaggctggatggggctgtgagcagcctgggctgtgggaggtgaccctgcccatggacgggctttaagatcccttccaatccaaatcattctataattctgtgattctggcCCATGCAGGATGATGTGGGTGAggtttttctctctccatccccaGGTTACCATGAAAACGGAGTGGTAAAAGCAGAGAACGGCACCTCACCACGAACCAAGAAGCTGAAATCACCCTAGAAGCAAGGCCTGGGCTCCTGGGGAGGAGGGTGAGGTGCCAGGACTGAGGGCAGCCCTTCCTCCCGCTCCTCACAAGGTTGTCTTGAGCAGCTTGGGAGCAGGTCGTGTGCCTGAGGTGTCTCActctcctccctttctttcttactctcTTGAACCTTTTGCAATAAAACCAAAAAGGTCCCTTTCCCCTGCTCCTTTCCCCCTGTAGGAGCCTTTTCCAAGCCTCCTGGTTTTGCCTTCCTCTGTTTCACCGTAAATCAGCGTGcaattgtattatttttttttttctatataagTGTTTGGTTATTTTGGACTTCTGTTACAAATGCATTGTAGATGGTTCCGTAATATTTTTTTGCTCCTACAGCACgtttctcccctccctctgtGTTGATTGCCCCTGGGTCAGGGCCGTGGCAGTTTGAAGGCTCCATGTGTCAGCTATGGGAACAGGCTCCAGGGGAAAAGCATGGGGACTCTGAGATACCGTGTGGTGCTCATGGCTGATGGTTTCCCCTCCTGGGGCACTCCAGCCAGCACTCGGCATGTGTTGCATGATGTTGATGCTGTAAATAGGGACTGGTATCTGAGGGAGGAACCTCTGCTGTTTCTTACCTCCCTCTGGTTGATTGGGGTTCCCCCAGCTCCTTGCTTCCAGCTAATTTTGGTGATCtaggaagcagagaaaagagaggagTTCCCTCTTCCTATAGGACCCACATCCTAGCTTTTGCTTGCCCCAGCTTTTCTGGTACAGCTGGGTCCCCTTTATCCTCTGGACCccccagcactgagagctgagcttggggctctgcagctcatAGTGCCTTGTCATGGGGCAGTGGCATCCTCAGGTCCAGGTGAATTCTTGAGTCCTGCCTCTCTCTGAGCCCTGCCCTGGCTCCTGTCAGCCTCGTGTGCCTGAGACCTGGTGTGTTCATGGCTCATCACCACCTCCAGATGAGCAAAGTGGCTGCTGCAAAGGGTTTTGCATTAATGGGACTGTGCCCCTTGTGCATAGCCATCCTCATTCCTACCATGCCAGTCCAGCTGTGCCATCTGCAGCCaccagcttctttctttccatagGATACATAGCTTGTATCCACCCAAGGTGCTATCAAATGTAGGGTTTCTTCCAAAAACCCTAGCCCCTTCATCCCTTTCTGAGCTGTGAATGAGATgacagggaaggggaaggaagccAAGGGCTGTGAGGAGTAGCTTGTACATTAGGAAAGGCCTGTGAGGCATAGCTGTTGGCAGATAGAGTTGTCTTAAATCTACCTCAGAGGCCGTCTTTTGCTACAGACCACTCTCCCTCTTGCAGCTCCCTGACCTGAGGTTTGGGGGAAGCCCCCTTGGCTCACTCCCCTGGTgggcagcacctcctgcccaaGGGTTTCACAGGTCAGTGGGCTTGCTTGGGGTCTGTGCACCAGTCTGGATTTGGATTTGCTTCTCAACCCATAGCTCTTCTCTGGGGTGGTTTCTATAGGCAGGCTTTGCTGTTGGTGCCTTTTGTGCAGCAAAGTCAGCTGTAACGCCCAGTGTGTGGGGTTGAGGAGAGCCTGGCCACTCTTTGATGTGCAAGGCGGGATGGAAGCCCACCTTCCTCATGGGTGACGGGATGTGTGGTCTCATGGCATGTCACTTGCTCAGCCCCTCCAGGCATGATTCTAGCTTGGGCTTTTTGCAGTGAGGCTGGCATAGTTGTCTTTTGTATCTTTTATCTTCTGGAGAACGAGAGACAGTTGTTTATCTGCCACTCTTTGAATGGAGTTGCTTTCCCACCCCTCTTTTTGTCAaagtcttttcttccttcctcctttccttgcAAAGCCTCAGCTAATGCTGGGCACAGGAGGGAGAAAATGTGTAGGGATATGAGTACAGTTGGTCAGATTCCACTTGTTCCTCCGTCCCCGTGATCTCTGAGTGTCAAACAAAATGGCAGCAAGAGTCTGGGAGAAGGATCCCCTCATTTTGAGGGGAACTGAGGGAGGAGATTTTGAAGCCGGCGCCTCACAACAGCTGAGGATTGGCTCTGTTAACAGATGACACATGCAGTCCCCTCAGAAACTGGCTGCTGAATAATTCCTCTTCCTGCCTGCTTCGCTTCAGGCAGCTTTTCCACTTGCACAATCCTGTGTCTTCATAGAGTAGCTAATTATGCGTTGTATCCCAAGTGCCTTGTGTTGCCATGTAGCATCTCGTATGCTTGATCTGTGTACTATAGCAGCAGCTGAACACCCTTCCTCCTTATGACATATGTACAACATATGCtacttttatgtatttttttgttgtttagattttattttttttttgtattttgataGAGCTACCAGTAAAAGGGAcagtttgttttggaaatatttctttctgtttgttgttgtttcttttcttaagcCCAGAGATGATGTTCTTTTTTTGCCCTCCTCTGTCTTTAATCCTCTGAAATCCCCATCCTTCTCCTGTTATGCCCAAGCGTGGCATGACTTCTGTTGGTTATTTAGTGCTGAGCATTTGCTATAAGGCAATGAGAACTCTCATCCCCGAGGTTCCCAATCTGCCGCCCATTGTAGGGGCTGCCCCAAGCTGCTTCTGTCTCTGGTTATTAGAACA
Encoded proteins:
- the TRAM2 gene encoding translocating chain-associated membrane protein 2, with amino-acid sequence MAFRRRTKSHPLFSQEFLIHNHADIGFCLVLSVLIALMFEVTAKTAFLFILPQYNISVPTTDGELVQYHYGLKDLVTILFYIFIAIILHAVVQEYALDKINRRLHLSKVKHSKFNESGQLVAFHFTSLIWCLYVVVTEGYISNPQSLWENYPHVYLPFQVKFFYLCQLAYWLHALPELYFQKVRKEDIPRQLQCIALYLVHIAGAYLLNLTRLGLILLLLQYLAEFFFHMARLVYFTDENNEKLFNVWAVVFVVTKLFTLTLYILVIGFGLPRVENQALEPEKGNLFSFLFNHILFRMSVLLLVCLFQASVMWRFIHFQLRRWREYWHEQSSRKRAAACAKQPAKPLKRDSGYHENGVVKAENGTSPRTKKLKSP